The Pseudomonas sp. HOU2 DNA window CGGGCTGGCGTGCTGGAACGGGATGTCCAGGTACGGCAGGATCTTGCCGGCGGCCATCAGCGGGATCAGCTCGTCAACGTGCGGGTACGGGTAAACGTAGTGCAGACGAACCCAGACGCCCAAGGTGCTCAGTGCTTCGCAGAGTTCGGTCATGCGGGTTTTCACCGGCGCGCCGTTCCAGAAACCGGTGCGGTATTTCACGTCGACGCCGTAGGCGCTGGTGTCTTGCGAAATCACCAGCAGCTCTTTGACGCCGGACTTGACCAGACGCTGGGCTTCGTCGAGCACGTCGCCCACCGGACGGCTGACCAGTTTGCCGCGCATCGACGGGATGATGCAGAAGCTGCAGCTGTGGTTGCAGCCTTCGGAAATTTTCAAGTACGCGTAGTGCCGCGGGGTCAGCTTGATGCCTTGCGGCGGCACCAGGTCGATCAGCGGGTTGTGATCCTGACGCGGCGGCACCACTTCGTGGACGGCGTTGACCACTTGCTCGTACTGCTGCGGACCGGTGACGGACAGCACGCTCGGGTGCACGTCGCGGATATTGCCTTCTTCCACGCCCATGCAACCGGTGACGATGACCTTGCCGTTTTCCTTGATCGCTTCACCGATCACTTCCAGCGACTCAGCCTTGGCCGAGTCGATGAAACCGCAGGTATTGACCACGACCACGTCGGCGTCCTGATAGGTGGACACCACGTCATAGCCTTCCATGCGCAGC harbors:
- the rimO gene encoding 30S ribosomal protein S12 methylthiotransferase RimO — protein: MSTTPAPANPKVGFVSLGCPKALVDSERILTQLRMEGYDVVSTYQDADVVVVNTCGFIDSAKAESLEVIGEAIKENGKVIVTGCMGVEEGNIRDVHPSVLSVTGPQQYEQVVNAVHEVVPPRQDHNPLIDLVPPQGIKLTPRHYAYLKISEGCNHSCSFCIIPSMRGKLVSRPVGDVLDEAQRLVKSGVKELLVISQDTSAYGVDVKYRTGFWNGAPVKTRMTELCEALSTLGVWVRLHYVYPYPHVDELIPLMAAGKILPYLDIPFQHASPKVLKSMKRPAFEDKTLARIKNWREICPDLIIRSTFIVGFPGETEEDFQYLLNWLTEAQLDRVGCFQYSPVEGAPANDLDLEIVPDDVKQDRWERFMAHQQAISSARLQMRIGREIEVLVDEVDEQGAVGRCFFDAPEIDGNVFIDNGSNLKPGDKVWCKVTDADEYDLWAEQI